One window from the genome of Chthoniobacterales bacterium encodes:
- a CDS encoding 2-dehydropantoate 2-reductase yields the protein MKIAILGAGSIGLYYGTVLAAAGEDVHFLLRSGYEEATRNGIRVFSPAGDYHLHPVAAHRDTETIGPCDLVIVALKTTQNAILGKLIPPLLGPETRLLTLQNGLGSDDTLAAQFGAGRVLGALCFVCLTRRSPAQVDHFGHGTISIGEFGQTPQPRTEHVADAFRRAGIETRVVENLAAERWKKLVWNIPFNGLAVAEGGVAVDILLASHLDEVIALMRETIAAAGALGYPIPEAFIDEQIARTRAMGAYQPSTLVDYLAGRELEIEAIWGEPLRRAGTADVPVPHLENLLARLVAVEKSRGR from the coding sequence ATGAAGATTGCCATCCTCGGCGCCGGCTCGATCGGCCTCTACTACGGGACAGTGCTCGCCGCGGCGGGCGAAGACGTTCATTTCCTTCTGCGGTCGGGCTACGAAGAGGCGACTCGCAATGGCATCCGTGTCTTCAGCCCCGCAGGCGACTATCACCTTCACCCCGTCGCCGCCCATCGCGACACGGAAACCATCGGCCCGTGCGACCTCGTCATCGTGGCGCTCAAGACCACGCAGAACGCCATCCTCGGGAAACTCATCCCTCCGCTGCTCGGCCCGGAGACGCGACTTCTCACGCTCCAGAATGGCCTCGGCAGCGACGACACCCTCGCCGCGCAGTTCGGCGCCGGCCGCGTGCTCGGCGCGCTGTGCTTCGTCTGCCTCACCCGGCGCTCGCCCGCGCAGGTCGACCATTTTGGCCACGGCACGATCTCCATCGGGGAGTTCGGACAAACTCCGCAGCCGCGCACGGAGCACGTCGCAGATGCCTTCCGCCGCGCCGGCATCGAAACCCGCGTCGTGGAGAATCTCGCCGCGGAACGCTGGAAGAAGCTCGTCTGGAACATCCCGTTCAACGGCCTCGCCGTCGCCGAAGGCGGCGTTGCCGTCGACATTCTCCTCGCCAGCCACCTCGACGAGGTCATCGCCCTCATGCGAGAGACGATTGCCGCCGCCGGCGCCCTCGGCTACCCGATTCCCGAAGCATTCATCGACGAACAGATCGCGCGGACCCGCGCCATGGGCGCCTACCAGCCATCGACGCTCGTCGACTATCTCGCCGGCCGCGAACTCGAGATCGAGGCCATCTGGGGAGAGCCGCTTCGCCGCGCCGGGACCGCCGACGTGCCCGTGCCGCATCTCGAGAATCTTCTCGCTCGCCTCGTCGCGGTCGAAAAATCCCGTGGCCGCTGA
- a CDS encoding ethanolamine ammonia-lyase subunit EutB: MSYQHTIGIRTHRFADLKELMAKASPARSGDYLAGIAAATEEERMAARRALAEVPLKRFLEEPLIPYEHDEVTRLIFDEHDAIAFAEISHLTVGDFRNWLLSDLADSATLVRVAPGIIPEMAAAVSKIMRNQDLILVAQKCRVVTRFRNTMGLPGRISVRLQPNHPTDDAKGIAASMLDGLLYGCGDAMIGINPATDSLPAIVTLLRMIDDFRLEYDVPTQSCVLTHVTNTIKAAELGAPVDLTFQSIAGTEKANRSFGISLSLLQEAHEATLALKRGTVGDNCMYFETGQGSALSANAHHGVDQQTCEARAYAVARKFNPFLVNTVVGFIGPEYLYDGKQIIRAGLEDHFCAKLLGVPMGCDVCYTNHAEADQDDMDSLLTLLGVAGLTFIMGIPGADDIMLNYQSTSFHDSLYVRRALSLRRAPEFEEWLERMQMTDAAGRLSRLSAGQPLLRHASNLSAAA, from the coding sequence ATGTCGTATCAGCACACCATCGGCATCCGCACCCATCGCTTCGCCGACCTCAAGGAGCTGATGGCCAAGGCCAGTCCCGCGCGGTCGGGCGACTACCTCGCGGGAATCGCCGCCGCCACCGAGGAGGAACGCATGGCCGCCAGGCGCGCTCTCGCCGAGGTGCCGCTCAAGCGCTTTCTCGAAGAGCCGCTCATCCCCTACGAGCACGACGAAGTCACCCGCCTCATTTTCGACGAGCACGACGCGATCGCCTTCGCGGAAATCTCCCACCTCACCGTCGGCGATTTCCGAAACTGGCTGCTCAGCGACCTCGCCGACAGCGCCACGCTCGTCCGCGTCGCCCCGGGAATCATCCCGGAGATGGCCGCCGCCGTGAGCAAGATCATGCGCAACCAGGATCTCATCCTCGTCGCGCAGAAATGCCGCGTCGTCACGCGCTTCCGTAACACGATGGGCCTGCCCGGCCGCATCTCCGTGCGCCTCCAGCCGAACCATCCCACCGACGACGCGAAAGGCATTGCCGCCTCCATGCTCGACGGCCTGCTCTATGGCTGCGGCGACGCCATGATCGGCATCAATCCCGCCACCGACAGCCTTCCCGCCATCGTGACGTTGCTGCGGATGATCGACGACTTCCGCCTCGAATACGACGTGCCGACGCAGTCATGCGTCCTCACCCACGTCACGAATACCATCAAGGCCGCGGAACTCGGCGCGCCCGTCGACCTCACGTTCCAATCCATCGCCGGCACCGAGAAAGCCAACCGCAGTTTCGGCATCAGTCTCTCGCTCCTGCAGGAGGCCCACGAAGCCACGCTCGCGCTCAAGCGCGGCACCGTCGGCGACAACTGCATGTATTTCGAGACCGGCCAGGGCAGCGCGCTTTCCGCCAACGCCCACCACGGCGTGGACCAGCAAACCTGCGAGGCCCGCGCCTACGCCGTCGCGCGAAAATTCAACCCGTTCCTCGTGAACACGGTCGTCGGCTTCATCGGCCCGGAATACCTTTACGACGGCAAGCAGATCATCCGCGCCGGCCTCGAGGACCACTTCTGCGCGAAGCTCCTCGGCGTCCCGATGGGCTGCGACGTCTGCTACACGAACCATGCCGAGGCCGACCAGGACGACATGGACAGCCTGCTCACGCTCCTCGGCGTCGCCGGCCTCACCTTCATCATGGGCATTCCCGGCGCCGACGACATCATGCTCAACTACCAGAGCACGTCCTTCCACGATTCGCTCTACGTCCGCCGCGCCCTCTCCCTGCGCCGCGCGCCGGAGTTCGAGGAATGGCTCGAGCGCATGCAAATGACCGACGCCGCCGGTCGCCTCAGCCGCCTGTCAGCCGGCCAGCCCCTGCTCCGCCACGCCAGTAACCTTTCCGCCGCCGCATGA
- a CDS encoding DNA alkylation repair protein: MAAESSELRAIRGALHAAASPERAIQARRFFKTGPGDYAEGDIFLGVKVPDTRRIARDSDRLAERDIVTLLRSPIHEERLLALLVLVRRYQRRASERERLVETFLREKKFVNNWDLVDSSAPLLLGPWLLDRDRSILDRLAASPSLWDRRIAILATFAFIRAGDFSTTLALAKTLLPDEHDLMHKAVGWMLREVGNRDEAVLRTFLDQHAASAPRTLLRYAIERLPATTRSAYLARPRIGKPVS; the protein is encoded by the coding sequence GTGGCCGCTGAGTCGTCGGAATTGCGGGCCATCCGGGGCGCGCTCCACGCCGCCGCCAGCCCGGAGCGCGCCATCCAGGCGCGCCGATTCTTCAAAACCGGACCGGGCGACTACGCCGAGGGAGACATTTTCCTCGGCGTGAAAGTGCCCGACACCCGACGGATCGCGCGTGACAGCGACCGCCTCGCGGAGCGCGACATTGTCACCCTGCTCCGCTCGCCGATTCACGAAGAGCGGCTGCTCGCCCTGCTTGTCCTTGTCCGCCGCTACCAACGCCGCGCAAGCGAGCGGGAACGCCTCGTCGAGACCTTCCTCCGCGAGAAGAAATTCGTGAACAACTGGGATCTCGTCGACTCCTCGGCGCCGTTGCTCCTCGGCCCCTGGCTGCTCGATCGCGACCGTTCCATCCTCGACCGGCTCGCCGCCTCCCCGAGTCTCTGGGACCGCCGCATCGCCATCCTCGCGACGTTCGCCTTCATCCGCGCCGGCGATTTCTCGACCACCCTCGCCCTCGCGAAAACCCTCCTGCCCGACGAGCACGACCTCATGCACAAGGCCGTCGGCTGGATGCTTCGCGAAGTCGGCAACCGGGACGAAGCCGTATTGAGGACATTTCTCGATCAACACGCCGCCTCGGCTCCGCGCACCCTGCTCCGCTACGCGATCGAGAGGCTTCCCGCCACCACGCGATCGGCCTATCTCGCGCGGCCGCGGATCGGGAAGCCAGTTTCCTGA
- a CDS encoding histone deacetylase yields the protein MLATMRCFYSPDYHFPLPDGHPFPMRKFPEAHRLLLDSGHLDAADIEEVEPCDDAIIARVHEAGYLQRLRAGSLTSRETTQLGLPPGEALYRRSALEVEGTRRAAWHALAHGIAANLAGGTHHAFPDHGEGFCVLNDVAITIRDLHASHPGLRIFVCDTDAHQGNGTHAIFPHDDRVFTYSIHVGANYPSRKIPGSLDVPLDRFAAGAAFLDALARSLPDAVETFAPDLCFWISGADPHRNDRFGQLQLSAQELATRDRFVTALFTDRRIPLVVLYGGGYNRETDHTARLHAQTIRIAAQSLIPRS from the coding sequence ATGCTGGCAACGATGCGCTGCTTCTATTCCCCGGATTACCATTTCCCGCTGCCGGACGGCCATCCGTTCCCCATGCGGAAATTTCCGGAAGCGCATCGCCTTCTGCTCGACTCGGGCCATCTCGATGCCGCGGACATCGAGGAGGTCGAACCGTGCGACGACGCCATCATCGCCCGCGTCCATGAGGCGGGCTACCTGCAGAGACTACGCGCCGGCTCGCTCACCTCGCGCGAGACCACCCAGCTCGGCCTGCCGCCCGGCGAAGCGCTCTATCGCCGCAGCGCGCTCGAAGTCGAGGGCACCCGCCGCGCCGCATGGCACGCGCTCGCTCACGGCATCGCCGCAAACCTCGCCGGCGGCACCCACCACGCCTTCCCCGACCACGGCGAAGGCTTCTGCGTTCTCAACGATGTCGCCATCACCATCCGCGACCTGCATGCGAGCCACCCCGGGCTCCGCATTTTCGTCTGCGATACCGACGCCCACCAGGGCAACGGGACGCACGCCATTTTTCCGCACGACGATCGCGTCTTCACCTACTCGATCCATGTCGGCGCGAACTACCCGTCCCGCAAGATCCCCGGCTCGCTCGACGTCCCGCTCGATCGCTTCGCCGCCGGCGCCGCCTTTCTCGACGCCCTCGCCCGCTCCCTGCCCGACGCGGTCGAAACCTTCGCGCCGGACCTCTGCTTCTGGATCTCCGGAGCTGATCCGCACCGCAACGACCGCTTTGGCCAGCTCCAGCTCTCCGCCCAGGAGCTCGCCACCCGTGACCGGTTTGTAACCGCCCTCTTCACCGATCGCCGAATCCCGCTCGTCGTCCTCTACGGTGGAGGCTACAACCGCGAGACCGATCACACCGCCCGCCTCCACGCGCAGACCATTCGCATCGCCGCCCAATCCCTCATCCCGCGTTCATGA